Below is a genomic region from Deinococcus sp. YIM 77859.
AATGGGCACCGCGCCGCGGCCCTGAAGCCAGGCTGCCAGGTACTGCACGCCGACACTGATGTTTGTCCGCACGCCCGCCTCGGTCACGGCCCCCTCGGGCGGGGTGAGCAGGTCTGCCGCCGTCACCTTCAGGTCTGCCTGCTTGCCCGAGTCGATCTGGTTCGGAGCAGGCATCAGCTCGTCAAAGACCTCGGTGGCCAGCCCCACCATGCCGGGGTGCGCGACCCAGGTCCCGTCGTGGCCGTTGGTCGCCTCGCGTTCCTTGTCGGCGCGGACCTGGGCGAAGGCGCGTGCGTTGGCCTCGGGGTCGTTCTTCACCGGAATAAAGGCACTCATGCCGCCGATCGCCGGAGCGCCGCGCTTGTGGGCGGTCTGGATGGCGAGCTTGGAGTAGTTCGCCATCATCGGGACCGCCATCGTGACCTGGGCGCGGTCGGGCAGAATCTTGTCGGCGTGATTGCGGAACTTCTTGATGTAGCTGAAGATGTAGTCCCAGCGCCCGCTGTTTAGCCCCGCCGAGTGCTCGCGCAGCTCGTAGAGGATCTCGTCCATCTCGAAGGCCGCGAGGATCGTCTCGATCAGGACCGTGGCGCGAATGGTGCCGCGCGCCGCGCCCAGGGTGTCTTCGGCAAAGGTAAACACATCGTTCCACCAGCGCGCCTCGAGGTGGCTTTCCAGCTTGGGCAGGTAGAAGTAGGTGCCCGTGCCTTGCCGGAGGCGCTCCGGCAGATTGTGGAAGGCGTACAGCCCGAAGTCAAAGAGCGCACCGCTCAGCGTCTCGCCGTCCACCGTCACGTGCTTTTCCGGAAGATGCAGGCCGCGCGGACGCACGAGCAGCATCGCCACCCTGTCGTTCAGGCGGTACTGCTTGCCGCCCTGCTCGAGGTGGATGGTGCCGCGCACAGCGTCGCGCAGGTTGATCTGCCCCTCCACCATGTTCGCCCAGGTGGGGCTGCTGGCGTCCTCGAAGTCGGCCATGAACATGCGCGCGCCGCTGTTGAGCGCGTTGATGATCATTTTGCGGTCGACCGGGCCGGTGATCTCCACCCGGCGGTCCTGAAGGTCTGCGGGAAGCGGCGCGATCTTCCAGCTTCCGGCACGAATATGGGCCGTCTCGGGCAGGAAGTCGGGCAGCTCTCCCGCGTCCAGCCGCTCCTGCCGCTCCTCCCGCGCGGCGAGCAGCTCCCGTCGCCGGGCGTCGAAGCGCCGGTGCAGCTCAGCCACAAAAGCCAAGGCCTCGGGCGTCAGAATCTCGGCGTACGCCTCCTCAACGGGCGCACTCAGCGTCATGCCAGCGGGGAGTTGCAGGGTCTGGGTCACGGGAAACCTCCTGGGGAACGAGGACAAAGGTGAATTTCATCAGGTGAAGCTGATTTCCAGTCTACCGGAGCCGGGCCAGGAGAGAAGCGGGGGCAGCGTCTCTGTGTGAGTAACGCCGCAATCCATCGTCCCCCGGCAGTCGCTGCCGGGAAGCGGTCCTGCCGGAACCCCACAGAAACCAGTGGGGCTCCTCTTGAGCTTCTGGCGTGTGCTGCGGTTGCGCCAGAAAGGAACGTGCCGGGCTTTCCTACGTCTGGAGAACCCCCCGACCTTCACTCCTCAGCAGGGCGATCAGCCGCAGCAACCCGCGCCCCTACTCTCGCTTGCGTGTGAGGGTCATCCCGCGGCCTCCAGGTCGTACAGGCCCGCGCCGAAATGAGCCCATTTGCCCACACCAAGCTGCTCACCGGAGCGCAGCAGGGAGGCGAAGGGTGTGAAATCACCCCGGTACTCCACGGTGCCCACCAGGCCCTCCATATTCGTTTTCTGCTGTGGGCGGCTGCCCTTGCGGAGTTGCGAGACAAGGCGGAGGTCCTGCCGGACGGTTTCCACGTCACGGGCCAGCAGCGGCAGCCGCGTGAAGTCGGCCCCCCGGCTGGTCGCGCCACCATGAATCTGCTCCAGGTTGCCCATCCGCCGCTGCAAGGCTCTGAGCAGGACGGGAAAATGGAGGTGTCCCGCCATCTGCCCGCCCGCCTTGATGTGCAGCGGCGAACGCAGATGCAGACGCAGTCTTTCCCCCAGGACGGGCGGCAATTCCCCGGCCCGCAGCAGGAGGGGCGAGAGGTTTACCCCCACGTCTGCGCCCCGCAGCAGCGTGACCTCCTCTCCCGTATAAGGCTGCACGCTCCGCACCTCCTCCAGTTCTAGCCGCCCCCGCGTGCGCCCCAGCCCCTCCCGGCCCACTTCGCGCAGGGCTGCCAGCAGGTACGGCAGTTGCGTGACCGCATGGCCCACCACCACCAGCCCGAAAGTCAGCGTCTCCCCCGCGTCCAGCCACTGTTCCTCGCCGTACGCCACCCGGAAAATGATGGGGCGCGGCGGCGTGCCCAGCGACGACACTTGCATTCCCTCCGGCAGCCGGGGCGCATAGCTCAGGCCGTAGGGGCAGATGGTCTGGAGGGGGCACCCCTGACACGTCTCGCGCTGCGGCTGTGTACAGGCCAGCCGGTAGAGCGCCCGCCCGAACGCACCCTCCAGCTTGGAGCCGGGAAAGGGCGGCAGATGCACCGGTTCCAGCGCCCGCAGGGTCACGCGCAGGACGGCGAAGGAGAGGTCAAGGGGGAGCATGGGGGGAGTCTAGAGGGGGAGGGCGTCACTGGGAGACGATGTTGCCTGGCAGAAATGTGGACACCCGAAGAACAGAGGTCCGGTAGGGTGAGGAGAATTCATCTCTCGCTTGCCGTCACCTTGTGACGCTTCTGCTCGCAACAATTGCTCTGGAGGTTTCCCATGCCAAGTATCCTCTCGCCCCCCTCGACGCTCGGCCTGCGCTGGACGGATTACCCGCTGATGGACGCGGCGCTGGCGGGTCTGTGCGTCTTTTCCGGTATCCGTGACGCGGAGCAAGGCCCTGCCCTGCTCACGCCAGAGCATTTGCAGGCGTTCCAGAAATGGGCCGAGGACGCGTATTTCACACCCGAGTTGTCCGGCTGGATCGCGGTGGTCTTCACCAGCAACTTCATCAACTACTCTTTTACACCTGAAAAAAGGCGGGAAGTCCTACGCGAGATTCTAAGCAGCTACCAGCGTCCCAACCTCCTTCCCGAACGCTGCGCCATCTTCCCTGAATTGCAGGCGCAACAGCGCGTGGCCCGCGACCTGATGCCGATGCTGATGGGGCGCGGCCCCATGAATTTCTACCCTGATGGACAGCCGGGGTTGCCGCTGAGCGGGCAGGCGATTACCGCGCTGCAAGGGCTGGCGCTGGCGGCTCCACTGGTAAGCGGGCGGGCATTGATTCTGGATGCGGACGACAAGCAGTTGCTGCTGGACGTGGTGCAGGAATGGCAAGGCCCCTGGCTGGGGCGCATCTCACTTTCCAGGCCAGGGGACGACAAGAAACCCATCTGGGCCGCCGCCCGCACGCGCCTGATGGAAGCCATCCGCGACGTGCTGGGCAAGCAGCCGCGTGTCAAGGATTCGTTCAAGTTGCCGTTCATGGGCGGCGCAACCATCTACCACCTCAGCAACAGTGGGCAGGGGCCGGATGCCGCCATCTACACGCTGGAGCAGCCCGCCCTGCGCTTTATGGAACGGGCGCGGCAGAATTACCCGGAAGCCTGGCAGCCGCTGATGGCGTCCAAGCGGTATGAGGCCGACAAGAGCAAAGACCAGAATTTCGGCTTTCGCAACGAATTGGACGAGGCCCTTTTCTCCCTGCCTGATGAAGCCGCCTCCTTTCTGCGCCGCTACCTGTTGCCGCCGTTCAAGCAGGCGTTGAAGGCAACTCAGGCCGAGGCCAGGAGGGGCAAAACCACCAAAAAACCCCCCAAAGACGCCCCTCCGCCGATTCCTCTGGCGGGCCTGTGGGGCATTACCAAATTGTTTCTGATGGAGGTTGTCGGCATGGAAAAAGCCCGCGTGGAGGCGATTGAGGCACTGGGACAACGCCTCGGCAAGTGGATTGTGGAGGAGAACGACAAGCGACTGTTCCGCGAGTTGTACGGGGCGCGTGGCGCTGGTCCACTGCGGCACGTGCTGCTCAAGGCGACTCTGGAGAAATCCATAGATGATGCGAAAAAGGGAAATCCTGAGCGCGACCTCATCATTACAAAGGACGAGTACCTGCGGATTTTCACGGAGGCCGATGAGGTGACCCGCGCTGATTTCACGCTGGCCCGTGACCTGCTCAAGATGCGGGTGGTTCAGTATCTCCATGATGCCCGGTTCTTTGAGGAGAACAAGGACGACCCCGAACTTCAAAACACCGAACTTCCCAGCGAAGAAGGAGAATAATAATGGCTTTCCTGAGCGGCTTTCTTCTGATTGACGCACCCGCTTCCGCGCTGAACAATGCCAAAGACGCACAGGACGCGCAGTACGACAATGAGGTGGGGGTGAAGCTCATCCGGGTGGGGCGAGACAGTTACCCCTATGTATCAGCGCAGGCGTTCCGCTACTGGCTGCGCGACACGTTGAGCCAGAACCCCGACTGGCTGGCCCACACCGCGCCCGTGTTCCGTGAGGCGAAGGTGGCCTATACCGACGCGAACCCCATCAAATACTGGGATGACGACCTGTTCGGCTACATGCGGGCCGAGGGGAAGAAGAGCAGCGCGAAGGACAGCCGTACAGGCGACGCGGGCCGGGCCAGCGCCACCGAAACCGTGCAGAGCATCACCCGCACCTCGCCCTTTCGCGTCGGGACGCTCGTTTCCCTCGCGCCCACCAGCATCGTCAAGGACTTCGGCACCATGAGCCGCACCGGGCCGAACATGCAGGAAGGCGATCCGGTGCCGCACTCTCACCAGTTCTACCGCGCCGTGTTTAAGGGGCAACTCAGCCTTGACCTGGGCCGCGTCGGGCTGTTCACCTACACGGGCAAGGCGGGCAATCAGAACCTAGACGACGTGCGCCGTGGACAGGCGGCTGCCGAGGGGCTGGAGCATCTGCCGGAGCAAAAGGTCTACCGCCTGAGCCGTGAACAACGCATCCAGCGCATTGCCCCCTTGATTCGCGCTCTGGCGGAACTGCGCGGCGGCGCGAAACAGGCGCTCCACTACACCGACGTGACACCCGCCGCCGTGCTGTTGGTGGTCACGAAGGGCGGCAACAATCCCTTGCAGTACGTCGTGGGTGCGAGCGAACAGGGCCAGCCCCGCGTGAACGTGGACGCGCTGAAGGAGACGGTGCGGGCGTGGCGCGATACGTTCCTCAGCCCGGTGTATGTCGGCTGGACCGCGGGCTTTCACGATACCGAGCGCGAAAAGCTCCGGACGGCGCTGGAAGAGCTGAGGGCGGAGGGCGTGGACTTCGTGCTGGAGCATCCCCGGACGGTGCTGGGCCGCGTGGCGGACGACCTAAGCGGCGACGCTGGCACACAATGGTTGGACTGATCCTATGCGAGTCCTGAAAGTTGAACTGGAGGGGGTGACGACCTCCTTCCGCTACCCCCACATCCTGATTGGGCGGCAGCCGAGCTACCCGCTTCCGCCGCCCGCTACCATCTATGGGCACATTGCCAGCACACTGGGCGAGTACCCGGCACCGGACAGCTTCCGCTTTGCCTACACCTTCACACATCAAGGCAGTGTGGACGATTACGAACACACCTGGTTGATCGAACGCGATGGACGCAAGGCGAAAAAGGGCCAGCCTGAGCCGAACATCGTGGCGGGCCTGAGCCCCACCGTCCGCGAGATGCTGTTTCGGCCGCGCCTGACACTGTATCTGGACAGGCCCGACTGGTACAACGCCTTTCGCACCCCCGCTTTTCCCGTGTTGCTGGGGCGTTCGCAGGATTTAGCAGCGTACACGCGGGTAGAAATCGTGGAGTTGGAGGAGCGCACGGCGGGTTACTTCGACCACACGTTGCTGCCGTTCGACCCCTGGCGGCCCCGCGTGGGGCTGGGGCACGGGCTGCTCATGCCGCGCCATGTTGACCCACAAGACCGCCAGCGCGTGACCTGGGCGCGGTATGTGGCGCTGACGAATCGGGCTTTTCTGCCTCTTCCGGGCGAGTCAGGGCGGGAGCCGCAGCTTGTTCGCGGCATGCCGCAGGACTTCCGCGTCTGGGTTGACCCTGGCACCGAGGAACGCCGGGGCCGTCAGCGGGCGCTGGAATGGCTCAGCGTGAATCCGGGGGAGGGTGAGGCGCTGCATGTTCCAGCCTGACCCGTCCATTGCTCACATTCTCGCCAAGAGTCTGAAGACGGCGGAAGACGGTACGGTCACGCAGGAACTGGAAACGCTCGATCAGCACACGCGGCACGTGGTGGAGCGTCTGGCCGGTCTGATGCGCCGCGCTCCGCGTATCGCCCAAATCGCGGGCCGGGACGACTTCTGGCATATTGCCTTCTGGGCCGCCGTCATTCACGATTTCGGCAAGGCGGCGACGGGGTTTCAGTCCATGCTCACGAGCGGCGAACGCTTCGGGCACCGACATGAGGTGCTGTCCCTCGCCTTCCTTCCCGACGTGGCGGACGAGAACACGCGGCAGGCCATCACGCTGGGCGTGGTGTCACACCACCGGGACAGCAAGGTTATCCTCGACCAGTACATTCTGGCGAGCAGCCAGGAGGCCAACCCCGACCAACTGGAACAGCTTCTTTCCCAACTGCGCGAAGAAGATGTCCACCTCCTGCGAAACTGGCTCCAGACCGTGCCCGAGGCGTGGCGCACGGAGCTGGGATTTGACGCGGCTGGCGCGGGAGAAAGGCGGGCGGGCGAACCGGAAGACCTCGCGAAACTGCTGGACGAGAGCCTGTGGTTCTACACCCATTTCAGCCATGTCCGGGAAGGTGGCCTGACCGCAGCCGATTATCCCTGGGCCATCCTCCTGCGCGGCCTGATTCAGCAGGCGGACCGCCTCGCCAGCGCCCAGGCCCCGGTGCCGCAGCCCTACGTGATGCCGGACATGGACACACTGAAGGCCGTCAAGAAGTTCGAGGATTTCCGCGACCATCAGAAAGCAGCGGCGCGGGCGGGCCACCTGATCCTGGTCGCACCTACGGGCAGCGGGAAAACGGAGGCTGCCCTGCTGTGGGCCTGGGCGCAGCAGCAGGAGCTTGGGCCGTGCCGGGTGACGTATGGCTTGCCGTATCAGGCCAGCCTGAATGCCATGCGAGAGCGGCTGGCCGAGGACTTGAGCACCGAAGTCGCCATCCTGCACGGACGGGCGCTCCAGGTGCTCTTCCAATCGGCCCTGGCAGGCAGGCAGGAGGGGGACACGCTGGCCGACCTCACCCGCGAAGCGCGGCGCGTCAACGACCACGCCCGCCTGCACGGCCCCGCCGTCGCGGTGGTCACGCCCTACCAACTTCTGCGGGCCGCTTACCGGCTCCCCGGCTATGAAACAGTGATTGCCAGTGTCGCGGGCA
It encodes:
- the cas5b gene encoding type I-B CRISPR-associated protein Cas5b, which translates into the protein MRVLKVELEGVTTSFRYPHILIGRQPSYPLPPPATIYGHIASTLGEYPAPDSFRFAYTFTHQGSVDDYEHTWLIERDGRKAKKGQPEPNIVAGLSPTVREMLFRPRLTLYLDRPDWYNAFRTPAFPVLLGRSQDLAAYTRVEIVELEERTAGYFDHTLLPFDPWRPRVGLGHGLLMPRHVDPQDRQRVTWARYVALTNRAFLPLPGESGREPQLVRGMPQDFRVWVDPGTEERRGRQRALEWLSVNPGEGEALHVPA
- the cas6 gene encoding CRISPR system precrRNA processing endoribonuclease RAMP protein Cas6; the encoded protein is MLPLDLSFAVLRVTLRALEPVHLPPFPGSKLEGAFGRALYRLACTQPQRETCQGCPLQTICPYGLSYAPRLPEGMQVSSLGTPPRPIIFRVAYGEEQWLDAGETLTFGLVVVGHAVTQLPYLLAALREVGREGLGRTRGRLELEEVRSVQPYTGEEVTLLRGADVGVNLSPLLLRAGELPPVLGERLRLHLRSPLHIKAGGQMAGHLHFPVLLRALQRRMGNLEQIHGGATSRGADFTRLPLLARDVETVRQDLRLVSQLRKGSRPQQKTNMEGLVGTVEYRGDFTPFASLLRSGEQLGVGKWAHFGAGLYDLEAAG
- the cas7i gene encoding type I-B CRISPR-associated protein Cas7/Cst2/DevR — protein: MAFLSGFLLIDAPASALNNAKDAQDAQYDNEVGVKLIRVGRDSYPYVSAQAFRYWLRDTLSQNPDWLAHTAPVFREAKVAYTDANPIKYWDDDLFGYMRAEGKKSSAKDSRTGDAGRASATETVQSITRTSPFRVGTLVSLAPTSIVKDFGTMSRTGPNMQEGDPVPHSHQFYRAVFKGQLSLDLGRVGLFTYTGKAGNQNLDDVRRGQAAAEGLEHLPEQKVYRLSREQRIQRIAPLIRALAELRGGAKQALHYTDVTPAAVLLVVTKGGNNPLQYVVGASEQGQPRVNVDALKETVRAWRDTFLSPVYVGWTAGFHDTEREKLRTALEELRAEGVDFVLEHPRTVLGRVADDLSGDAGTQWLD
- the aceB gene encoding malate synthase A, whose product is MTLSAPVEEAYAEILTPEALAFVAELHRRFDARRRELLAAREERQERLDAGELPDFLPETAHIRAGSWKIAPLPADLQDRRVEITGPVDRKMIINALNSGARMFMADFEDASSPTWANMVEGQINLRDAVRGTIHLEQGGKQYRLNDRVAMLLVRPRGLHLPEKHVTVDGETLSGALFDFGLYAFHNLPERLRQGTGTYFYLPKLESHLEARWWNDVFTFAEDTLGAARGTIRATVLIETILAAFEMDEILYELREHSAGLNSGRWDYIFSYIKKFRNHADKILPDRAQVTMAVPMMANYSKLAIQTAHKRGAPAIGGMSAFIPVKNDPEANARAFAQVRADKEREATNGHDGTWVAHPGMVGLATEVFDELMPAPNQIDSGKQADLKVTAADLLTPPEGAVTEAGVRTNISVGVQYLAAWLQGRGAVPIHNLMEDAATAEISRAQLWQWLHHRVRLEDGRTLTPELLEQLFGEELGKLGPDYAHAGQLFRDIATRSPLAEFLTLPAYRELA
- a CDS encoding CRISPR-associated helicase/endonuclease Cas3 → MFQPDPSIAHILAKSLKTAEDGTVTQELETLDQHTRHVVERLAGLMRRAPRIAQIAGRDDFWHIAFWAAVIHDFGKAATGFQSMLTSGERFGHRHEVLSLAFLPDVADENTRQAITLGVVSHHRDSKVILDQYILASSQEANPDQLEQLLSQLREEDVHLLRNWLQTVPEAWRTELGFDAAGAGERRAGEPEDLAKLLDESLWFYTHFSHVREGGLTAADYPWAILLRGLIQQADRLASAQAPVPQPYVMPDMDTLKAVKKFEDFRDHQKAAARAGHLILVAPTGSGKTEAALLWAWAQQQELGPCRVTYGLPYQASLNAMRERLAEDLSTEVAILHGRALQVLFQSALAGRQEGDTLADLTREARRVNDHARLHGPAVAVVTPYQLLRAAYRLPGYETVIASVAGSALILDEIHAYEPRRLGMFMALLEDLVTRWGVRACVITATMPGWLRGKLERLLNVGTLSAPREIALQNCRHRLELRESSMEDPIVLDDIAARVKAGGSVLVAVNTVRKAQWVMGELQKRLGPEQVRLLHSRLNGRGRRRVEDEVLKALKAGMDGQPLAVVATQVIEVSLDLDFDGIVTEPAPLEALIQRFGRVNRRGKKGEKVLLEGHEVCVVPVTVLTQPASGQYVYEDTLVERTLEALRECAAAGGLLHDDLLSGWLERIYAGDYLAELQRQYDQGAREVSCFMRDLKPFCSNADLRQNFENLFDGVEVLPQQFYDQYVTEKEVSPIQARSLLVSMSAQQKGRFGQHVRWDDKLKLWIADLPYDDTLGLLLQKPQEKPRNSDEWGEF